One part of the Theropithecus gelada isolate Dixy chromosome 5, Tgel_1.0, whole genome shotgun sequence genome encodes these proteins:
- the PRR27 gene encoding proline-rich protein 27 — translation MKLLLWACIVCVAFARKRRFPFNDEDYNDYHHPLHPSLNIPYGIRNLPPPLYYSPVNTVPNYPGNTYTDTRLPPYPWILTSPGFRYVYHIPGFSLATRLNVPPLPPRDFPFVPPSRIFSAPAAPASPPIAAKPAAAAPPTATPVAADPAAEAPVAAEPAAETAADAPVGAKPAADAPVGAEPAAEAPVGAEPAADSPSPAEPATAKPAAPEPHPSPSLHQANQ, via the exons ATGAAGCTTCTCCTTTGGGCCTGCATTGTATGTGTTGCTTTTGCAAGGAAG agaCGGTTCCCCTTCAATGATGAg gATTACAATGACTATCATCACCCACTTCATCCATCTCTGAATATTCCTTATGGCATACGGAATTTGCCACCTCCTCTTTACTATTCCCCAGTGAATACAGTCCCCAATTACCCTGGGAATACTTACACTGACACCCGGTTACCTCCGTATCCCTGGATTCTAACTTCTCCTGGATTCCGCTATGTCTATCACATCCCTGGTTTTTCCTTAGCTACTCGGTTGAATGTTCCTCCGCTCCCTCCTAGGGATTTCCCCTTTGTCCCTCCTTCAAGGATTTTTTCAGCACCTGCAGCACCCGCTTCCCCACCTATTGCAGCTAAGCCTGCTGCAGCTGCACCTCCTACAGCCACACCTGTAGCAGCTGATCCTGCTGCAGAGGCCCCTGTTGCAGCTGAGCCTGCTGCAGAG ACTGCTGCAGATGCACCTGTTGGAGCCAAACCTGCTGCAGATGCGCCTGTTGGAGCGGAGCCTGCTGCAGAGGCGCCTGTTGGAGCTGAGCCCGCTGCAGATTCACCTTCACCAGCTGAGCCTGCTACAGCCAAGCCTGCTGCCCCAGAACCTcacccttctccctctcttcacCAG gcAAATCAGTGA